Proteins encoded within one genomic window of Edaphobacter lichenicola:
- a CDS encoding YciI family protein — MPQYLLANYLPDNFDPSTMTEATVRAINDLNDELEAAGARLMACGLSPASQAKSLRGQSNGEALVTDGPYLETKEHIGGFWILEAADMDEALAWARKAAFDSRSRGEVREIPYSSLPGGTPHPSRVKP; from the coding sequence ATGCCGCAATATTTGCTTGCGAATTACCTTCCCGACAACTTCGACCCGTCCACCATGACCGAAGCGACGGTACGTGCTATCAATGATCTCAACGACGAGTTGGAAGCTGCTGGTGCCAGGCTCATGGCTTGCGGCCTCAGCCCAGCCAGCCAGGCGAAGTCGCTGCGGGGGCAATCAAATGGCGAAGCGCTCGTCACCGACGGCCCGTATCTGGAAACCAAGGAGCACATTGGCGGTTTTTGGATACTGGAAGCCGCTGACATGGATGAGGCACTGGCGTGGGCGCGCAAGGCTGCCTTCGATAGCCGGTCGAGGGGCGAGGTGCGCGAGATCCCATACAGCAGCCTGCCGGGCGGCACGCCTCACCCATCGCGGGTAAAGCCGTAA
- a CDS encoding YciI family protein: MRFMVIVKSTPEADKKGALPDPQLLAEMGKFNEELIKAGIVLAMDGLHPSSKGARVKFSGTSRTVIDGPFTEAKELIAGFWIWQVKSLEEAIEWVKRCPNPHGSDSEIEIRQVFEMEDFAPILSKEEIEYKVAKRAELPNQAVSK, encoded by the coding sequence ATGCGATTCATGGTCATCGTCAAATCAACCCCAGAGGCAGACAAAAAAGGCGCCCTCCCCGATCCGCAGCTCTTGGCCGAGATGGGCAAGTTCAACGAAGAGCTCATCAAGGCTGGCATCGTGCTCGCCATGGATGGCCTCCATCCCAGCTCCAAAGGCGCACGCGTCAAGTTCTCCGGCACGTCGCGTACCGTCATCGACGGCCCCTTCACCGAGGCCAAGGAGCTCATAGCGGGCTTTTGGATCTGGCAGGTCAAGTCCCTCGAAGAGGCCATTGAGTGGGTCAAGCGCTGCCCCAACCCCCACGGCAGCGACTCCGAAATCGAAATTCGCCAGGTCTTTGAGATGGAAGACTTCGCCCCCATCCTGTCCAAAGAGGAGATCGAGTACAAAGTAGCGAAACGGGCTGAGCTGCCGAATCAGGCCGTCAGCAAATAG